One Coffea eugenioides isolate CCC68of chromosome 2, Ceug_1.0, whole genome shotgun sequence genomic window, TGCTTGTCCTCTGCTTCTTTAGTCTGTCACAAGTATTCCCTTCTGAAACGAAAATAAGATAAAACtgcgcccccccccccccccctcccccaaaaaaaaaaaaaaaaaaaagagaaataagGTAAACCTAAAAATTGGCATAGGCCTAGAACCAGGTTATTGCTGTACCTGATCAGGTTACATAAATTATCATGGACTAGAAGATTGTGTTCTTTGCGAGTGGGAGTAAAAGATGTCTTTCTGATTATCATGACTTGTTACGTGTCTGCATTTTAGGTGTGTGATATGTTGCTCAGAGTATAAAAGTGGAGCTCGCTTGACCACTTTGCCTTGTGCACACCAGTATCATTCAGAGTGCATAACACGCTGGTTGAAACTGAATAAAGTAAGATATTGCTTGTTTGGTGTTATGTTATTCATAGTTATGCATCAGAGTTGTCTATAGTGATTGCAAAGAGTTGGCTGTTCCTTTCGAGTAAACTTGCATGTAGTTTTCCTGATAGAGTAGCTATCATGTGGTGCTAAAATGGTTTTTCATTTGCTTTTATCATGTTCATGGACTAGTATGTTTGTTATAAATCCAGTGGACAATATGCTGCTTCATTTGTATTTGATTCTGATACTGTCTGTCACCAACAAACCATGGAAGCAAATGCATTGGCTACACaataaaaaggaaggaaaaaagagCAACTTTTGGCACTTCTGTTTGAGCTCTGAAATGACATTAATGCAAAAACCTGGTACTGTCCATGTCGTTATACTCTGATGCTATGAGCAGAAGGGGAACTCCAACCTTAAAATTGTAGTATTTGGTATTTCATCTAGCCTTAAACTCATCTGTGGCTTTTGCTCTGTTGCTTTGTGTTTTCTCCAATCCAGCTAGTGACAGTTGCACATGTGCATAGTTGGGTTAAAAGAAAATGTACAGTTGCACTGTCTCGACGCATGAAAAACTAGTCTAGTATTATACAATGATACTTCTTACCTCTTTCCTACAGAATTGCCCCGTCTGCCAAGAGGAGGTCCGAGAAGATTAATTGGCCCAAGACCACTAAAAGAAGAGAAGTGAGTGGTCTCTGTTGCTGGCGCGTGTACTCGTGTTCTTTGACGACTCTGGAATTTTGGTGTAAAACAGGAAATGACCTGCTGCTCCTGAGGCTAGAAGTTCTGTACTAGTAAATTGTGCTTGTAAAGGAATTTGACTTCCATCTCTTGCTTTTTTATCATGTGTGAATAGCTTCTGGTTTCACCTTCGCTGCGAAAACGTTGTAGTTGTCCTCCCCTACATGTTTTGCTTGCGAATCCTTGCAACTTGGTAAGGAGATTCTACTCCGTTTTAGATTTCTGTGCTTTCTGCTGTTTTTCTATTTATAATCATCTCGCACTGAGAAAAACAAAATTGCACGGACACAGAGACTCGAAATACCGCTCCGTATGTACCGCCATTGTACGTAACAGGGAACCATCTCAGAGCCTCCAGTTGTAACTCCTTAACATATAATTTACATCATCGTCTCTGATGGCGATTTTGTGTTAAGCTTGTAATCCTTCCTGAACGGGGGAATGATTTAGGAAAAGTCTGCGCATTTCCCTCCCTCCAGGTGGGGAAAGAGGGAGAATCCTCTACTCTCGAGGCAGAGCAAAAATATAATAGTTAGACAGGACGAATTATATCCTTCACATTTCCGAGTTCCGACCATAAACTTCACGTAGGAAGGGGCAGATATTTTTCAGAAGTTACCAGGGTGGTGCGGTGCCTAAAAAGTCAAAGAATTTCTCCTCTTATTCATGCTGTAGAAGTTGGGTGAGTGGGGAGTTTCTTGCTCGTTCTTATCTCTGTGTGTCTTCTGGGTCTACAGAAATGGTTGTCAAAGCTTGCACCCCACCACTGCAAGATGCTACTCGTCCTTGTAAGTCATATTTAATTCAATGCCACAGGAAGCCACATGATTCATGTGGTTATATCATTATTGTTCCAATAATTCCTCCTTCACAGGATTTAGTGTACGATCTTTTTCTAGCTTTTGGTCCCCTGATCCATGTCCATCTAGAATACGACGGCTAACGCAAACCTCCAACCATTCGACATAATGCTGCCTTTAATTCACACTACCACTGGTTGACTTGGacttgaaatgaaatttgatcttgtcctcctcctcctcctcctccgcaTTTTTTCTTCCGGCGAAAAATCAAATTCCGTTGTACATTCCATACACGTGCAGTTCAGCTTCAGCGTGAACAAACCCACCGAAAAAATGGGCCCTCACCCCCCATCGCCCATGTCTCCACCTAGTTATCCAAATCAATTTGATGAACCGGTGCCGGTGCTATGCGAAATTGACGCCTTCCAAGGTCCCAACTGCGGTTCCCCCCGCAGTCCGCAAGCGTTTTGCAATCTTGAATTGTATGCAAATGACACGATCAACAAAGTGGGATACATAACATTGATGTGTACTCGTCTTCTGTCAACCATATctgagtattatttgaaatattgtttgaaataattattgttgCTTGTAATGCGATGTACGCGAGATAAAAACATAGTTGAAAATACAAAAAGATgggttgaaaaatatatttatggcGCAgacgaaatattatttgaaaaaatttagcTATCATAACACACCTGATAAAAAATTGGTTCAAGTCCAAAAACAAGTTAagatttaataataataaatggaGAAATTGCATATCTAAGAAACTATctcaaattttacaaaaaattgaccaaaattaaaaaaactcTAAAATTTTCGCTAGTATATTTTAAGAGAGAGAAAACTTAGGAGATCTTAAAAGAGAAGAATTTCGCACAAAGAAATCTATTTTATAGGAGAATTAGAAGGAGATTTTGACTAAAGACAGCATCTGTGTCTCTCTCCTAAGAGAGCATCTATTttgatgcttttttttttctgattttctacAATTAACTTTCACACAATCAGAGAAGTTAAAAACAAGGGCGTAATatatccaattttttttcttaaaatatgAATTCCATTTCCTGGTGTTAATAAGCATGTGTTTCAAACGGAAAGATTGGTTCTGGCTTTGCTGGCAGATCTGTCAAAATCTTGCTTTCCGCTTCCTCCGCTATCTTGTCTGATTCGGATTTGACAAAAGCCAATGGACGACGGTAGCTCTTTACTAGTTCCATGTCACACGCCGTTCAGGGCGGACTTTAAAGTTTAATAAATcgttctttccaaaaaaaaaaaagtttaataaaTCGTCTCagaaaaatgattttcatgCTCCAATCCCCGTATCCCGAATGTCTAATTCATATTTACTGTATCATTATTGAATTTATGGATAATGTTCAAACCTTGTAGGGTCAAAATCATCATAATCAATATTTTCTAAATCCGCATTGTACATAACTACTTTTCTACTATATTAATGTAGTTATTTGATTGAGGAGGCCTTGATCTAATGACTAGACTTGAGGATTGAGACTTGAAAAATTAGAGATGTTGGAATTTAATCCTTCTAGCCCCTCCATATTTCTTAAACTTCATTCTTTTTCtgttagaatttttttttttaaaaaaaaaaagactaaggTTGAGACTTTAAAATTAgaggttttgaattcaaatccTCCTATTCTCTTCCCCTCCCCCCTCCTTTGGTGCACTTTTCTAAGTCCCACTACTACTATACTAAAAAATTTCtttagttcctttttttttgtttgaaggATATCCTACTTTTCCACGATTTTAGTTCCATTATGTGTATTAAAGATTATTGGAAAGATATTttgaagtttttcaaaaaatgctaCAGGTGATCCAAACGGAGCCATTAGAAGAATAACAACACAAGCAACGGCATCGGGCTTGCTGTGCCTGTGCCTACATAGTTACACATGTTGTTACCATAGTCACCTGTAAAGCCGGTATAGTGTTCCTTCTTTGGataagagattatttgaaatattatttggaataattactgtaatactttttgtgatatgatgtaggtgagataaaaagataattgaaaagataaaaaagtgtgttggaaattgtatttgtgatgtaagcaaataaattttgatcattatttggctatccaaacacactcatcATTATTAGGGGATatttgcagaaacctcccctgaggtttgtgacatttgcactgaccttccatgtggtttgaaaaattacactgacctctcCTGAgattactaatcctttgcaaatttagtccaaacgattaaaatattattttagagagtgaaattagaattttgtaccagatttgccctttgtgctacatgtccaatgaatgacaaagtattataaaataattaacaattaataaactttaaggagtatAATTTATGAGCAAACAcgcattactcatttaaagtaccggctctttacgggtattttaatttcaatatatcaatatttgtaagtaaaattcaaaaagtgttatagtaatattcttgcaaaaaaaaaatcggtaggttatttatttaatataaattaaatatttttttaaaaaaaagaaatggcccataaagtattaattttttatgcctttcatccattacatgagtaaagtattcgctttttatgtgcattttattctgaatcatttaatttatgttaaatacataaatgtttgtaactaaaattgaaaaaatgttatattaatatttttacggaagagagattagtaggttttgtatttaacaaagattaaatatttgaaagtaaatacaaatctgtatttgagcgtaaatatttgtaattaaattaaatgttttaaagtaaaatacCAGTAAAGaaccggtactttaaatagttaCCGGCTCTTTATGGCCAAACATGCATTACTCATTTAAAATACCGGTTCTTTActggtattttactttcaaacatttaatttatgataaatatatcaatatttataagtaaaattcaaaaagtgttacagcaatattcttgcaaaaaggaaatcggtaggttatttatttaatataaattaaatatttttttttaaaaaagaaatggcccataaagtattaattctttatgactttcatctattacatgagtaaagtattgactctttatgggcattttattctgaatcatttaatttatgttaaataaataaatgtttgtaactaaaattgaaaagtgttatattaatatttttacggaagagagattggtagtttttgtatttaacaaaaatgaaatatttgaaagtaaatacaaatctgtatttgagcgtaagtatttgtattaaattaaatgtttgaaagtaaaatacccataaagagccggtactttaaataggtaatgcgtatttgcctataaactatatTTCTTAAAGtttgttaattgttaattgatttgtagtactttgttattcattggacatgtagtacAAGGGACAATtttggtacaaaattctaatttcactccttaaaataatattttaatcgtttggactgaatttgtaaaggattagtaacctcaggggaggtcaatgcaaatgtcagaaacctcaagggaggtttctgcaattatccctattaTTAGGTATTACATTAATTTGATTTGGAATTGGATGGGACAGGCTCCATCCGCAGTTGTACAACAACTTATAAGATTACCATAAATTTGATTGTAAGATTTAATTAATTCGATCAACTTTCCCTCGCTTAAATTTAAGATTTTTCTCTCTAGTGTTCGCAACTTAAAacaaagggataattgcagaaacctcccctgaggtttctgacatttgcactgacctcccctgtgatttaaaaaattacactgacctcccctaaGATTACTAATCCTTTGTAAATttagtccaaacgattaaaatattattttagggagtgaaattagaattatGTACCAGATTTGCTCTTTGTGCTACAtatccaatgaatgacaaagtactataaatcaattaacaattaataaactttaaggagtatAATTTATGGGCAAACATgcattactcatttaaagtaTCGGTTTtttacgggtattttactttcaaacatttaatttatgataaatatatcaatatttataagtaaaattcaaaaagtgttacagtaatattcttgcaaaaaagaaatcggtaggttatttatttaatataaattaaatatttttttaaaaaaagaaatggcccataaagtattaattttttatggctttcatctattacatgagtaaagtattcgctctttatgtgcattttattttgaatcatttaatttatgttaaatacataaatatttgtaactaaaattgaaaaagtattatattaatatttttacggaagcGAGgttggtaggttttgtatttaacaaaaattaaatatttgaaagtaaatacaaatctgtatttgagcgtaaatatttgtattaaattaaatgtttgaaagtgaAATACCCGTAAAGAACCGGTATTTTAAATAGTTACCGGCTCTTTATAAGCAAACAcgcattactcatttaaagtaCCAGTTTTTTAcggatattttactttcaaacatttaattcatgataaatatatcaatttttgtaaataaaattcaaaaagtgttacagtaatattcttgcaaaaaggaaatcaatagattatttatttaatataaattaaatatttttttaaaaaaagaaatggcccataaagtattaattctttatggctttcatccattaaatgagtaaagtattgactctttatgggcattttattttgaatcatttaatttatgttaaatacataaatgtttgtaattaaaattgaaaaaatgttatattaatatttttacgaaagagagattggtagtttttatgttcaacataaattaaatatttgaaagtaaatgcaaatctgtatttgagcgtaaatatttgtattaaattaaatgtttaaaagtaaaatacccataaaaaATTGATACTTTAAACAGGTAATGCGTATTTGTctataaactatactccttaaagtttattaattgttaattgatttgtagtattttgtcattcatttgacatgtagtacaaaggacaaatttggttaaaaattctaatttcactccctaaaataatattttaatcgtttggactgaacttgcaaaggattagtaacctcaggggaggtcagtgtaatttttcaaaccacaggaaaggtcagtgcaaatgtcagaaacctcaggggaggtttctgcaattatccctaaaaCAAACATAGCCTTTATTAGCCCCGGCGTCAGTGCTGACAGCTGAGTGGAGGCTGATGGAGTGGATGGTGGGGGCCTGATTACTTCGTCCCCTCTTTATACCATATCCAACACacaacttttttctttttttttttttctttttcctaagcAGTCGGTGTTATCGTGGGCGCGGTCTATTCTCAAGTCTAACGAAACAAATTTTTTACGATAAAAATGTGGGGAGATCTGGTTTTATATCATGTGGTACAAATTTTACAATATCTTCAATTGTCTTGGATTGATGAGATAGTGCGACAAAATTTGGAttacataatttacacatatcgGATCTGTTGAAATGTTTgctaatttttattattagtcatattcaatcaaatatcatctaattttatttttttatttttattcatatgACTTTCTTGACAGGAAAATACTTGGGTAGATCCTATGATCCAAATTTTACCAAACTATCTTACCAATTTCatgtaatataaattttattacaCTGTCTCACTAATTTAAGAATGGATGGTGTGACAAAATTCGGTCACAAATTCTACCTAAAACTTTGCCTTCTCGGTACATACTATTAGAGGGCAGTGGTGTTTCACCACCTCCATTCTTCCCCACCTCTCTCTCCGTTGCCATCTCAAAACCAATCATTAAACCTATTATTCTTAGTTTCCCGTCTGATACGATTCCAAGATTTAATATGTGGTGCTGATCCAATCCCCTTTCCGTACCTTGTCCTTAAGTAATAACTACTGCTGTAATAATCCACCATTTCCCTAATATAGTTTGTGACGCACGGCTGGCTGGCTTTCTTTACTACTTTTGTGTTTACATTAGATATCCTGGTACTGAATATGGGGGCTGGTTTTTCTCGCCAGTACTCCAGTAAAGTCGACAAAATCGGCCCCGCAGCATCAAAACCTCCGCCTGGTCTTGCAGACTTGCCAGAAAGTTGTGTGGCCTTGattctttcatttcttgaccCTTGTGATGTTTGTGGATTGGCGGTTTTGAGTCAAAGATTTCGTCAAGCTTCTTTGGCTGATACAGTTTGGGAATCCAAGCTGCCCCCAAATTACAAGATTCTTGTGAAGAAGCTCTTTGTTGCTGATGATCAACATCAAACTTCAGGTGATCAGAGTACTGAGACATCTAACTTCACCAAGAAGGAGATATATGCCAGGTTGTGTCTGGCTCATCGCTTTGCTGGTGACACCATGGTAGGCTTCCCACCTTCTCCTCTTCAGTTTCCATGAGCACAGACGTCTGCCGGAGTGCTACCAACTAGGAAACCGGCGCCATGCATTTATCCATCTAGTACTAATTATATAACAGAATGAATAGAGTTATGAACGGTAGAATGGGCTGGTTATGCTGTTCATCCTTGGGCAGCTCAATGTTTGATCAAATACTGGAATCTTTCACACCTGAACTGAAGATTTCTCAATAACTGCTAGTAATCAatgtgttttttgtttttctctttatGCTTCTTGTTCTAGTAGCATTTATTTGCTCCAGTGCACTATTTCCTGTTTTTCTTGGCTTGGTGGCGTTTGACCGACGGATTTGAATATGCTTGACAATATACGTGCTTGATTTTTGGCCGCAGGAAGTTTGGATGAAAAAGAATGGCGGCGGAATTTGCGTTGCAATTTCTTGGAAGGGGTTGAAAATAACAGGTATCAGTGATCGCAGATACTGGAATTATATCTCAACCGACGAATCCAGGTGACTAGTCAGTGCATAGTTAATTTGCCCAGCCCAGTAATTTTCCTCTTCCTGAAAACTGCTCAGATTTTTTAGCACTGCCCAAAAAGAAACAGATACGAAGAAAAAGCGATCAAGAGCTGGTTCTTAGATTAAGTTGCTGGATGAATTGGTCCCGTGTGGATTAATGATCATTTACGTTTTCCTAAATAACTCACCAGGTGCTCGAGGGCTTCCTCTCCTAGTCTTGTCTTCGGTTCAACTACTACTTTTTTTCCCCCTGCAAAATTTTCTGGACACTTTCAAAACAGAAACTCGCCTAGAAGTCAGCATGGGATGAACGCAGGGGATGGCTGGTTGGGGACCTTTTCCAATCAAAAAGCTGTCCCCGCTTTCAGATCATCCAACTGCTTTCCGTACGTGATGACTTTTCTGTATATGCCTTAGTCCTCCATCCTTTAATCGATTCCATCCACAACAGTTTCTATAATGTATATGTAGCCGTCAAGTAGGCCACGTTCTAAGTAATTCAGTACTCTCAAATCGGGAGGGGGGAGAatgaaacaataaaaaaatgatgGACATGCCTAATGAGGTAGTGACATATAAGTGTATAGCTTTCTTTGGAAGCTAGGAGTAGCATTTTCACCCAATGAATATCCATAATGAGGAaacgtaaaaaaaaaattcatcttTCTTGTGACTTGCAAGAAACAACGAAAGACAGATTGGAGTTAATTGCCTTGTCCAAACTTACGCTTCGGATgcataattttaatttgtgttGGGAGGCACAGCAAGCATATTTGGTGCACTTACAGCGTTCCCGACGTTGATTCGAGCTGTTGATATGTGTTGGTAGATTTTATAAATTGTTTATTTAGACTACATCGATGATCATCAACTTGCAATTAGACTCAAATTTTATtcttccttaatttcttcacttgtttttcttgtattttattcagtagttttttttttttcttttgaagggCTCACAAAATCATCGTATGAAATAAAGGGCATTTTACACAATCGAAACTTACTAGACTAATAGTTTTGTTTGAAAGATAATCAACGGTGATGAATTGTATTGGATGTGATAGATTTGTTTCTCAGTAAATTTAAGTTTGTAATTGTGTTATAATTGCGCGTATaagataaaaatatatttatatatatcaaGACTTTGTTCCTTAacaattgaaacaaaaaatttgCTTGCTAGAAGAATCAAATATATATCAAGTGAAGGCTTCCCACTTGGGGGCCGGCTAACTACTCTTACGTACAGTTATGCAATCTGGCAATCTGCATTAAGCATTTGCTCGTTGTTATATTGATTTGTTTGGCGAACAGATTCAAGACGGTTGCATATCTGCAACAGATATGGTGGGTAGAAGTGGAAGGGAAGTTAGAGTTGGAGTTTCCAGCAGGAACTTACGGCCTATTCTTCAGGATGCAGCTGGGAAGAACCTCAAAGAGACTAGGCAGGCGAGCGTGTAATCTTGATGGAGTTCATGGATGGAATGTAAAGCCTGTCCGGTTCCAATTATCAACCTCAAACGGCCAGCAAGCAACAGCACATCACTATCTGAAAGAACCAGCTGCCCCTGGGGAATGGACACACTATCATGTGGGAGATTTTGTCGTTGACCACACTGACGCCTGCACTCCAACGAAGTTAAACTTCTCCATGACTCAGATTGATTGCACACATACTAAAGGCGGTCTTTGCTTGGATTCTGTGTTCGTATATCCCAGAAAGCTTGGAGAAAGGATTTGAAGCGTCAAGCTCAGAACTAATCATATTAACCCGGAAATAAGAGATTTGTAATATACGAGGATAGGAACTGACCATCTTTGTGCATGAtcgatcttttcttttcttccctggTTGACCACTGCAGGTTTTTCGAAAGCAAGCAAAGTTTGCATTTGGTGGTATTTACAGTAATATGAATGCGGGGCGGACCGTGATTAATGCAAGCAAGCAAGCGAAGTTTGCTTCTGGAGAAAGACGCATTCTGGACGAAACAAGCTTCCACAAGCTAGGAGTATTTCACGTTTGTAGTTTGTACAGCACAAGGCTACAAGTTAAGCGAAATTCTCAAAGTGCACAaggtttttattgttttttttttcttcttttggcgCATATATACGTCGAATACCAACATCACTCGCATGAGatactaaaaagaaaaacataaagaTGGTACGGTACTACTCTATCAAACTCTATAAAGATTG contains:
- the LOC113761842 gene encoding F-box protein PP2-A13-like, translating into MGAGFSRQYSSKVDKIGPAASKPPPGLADLPESCVALILSFLDPCDVCGLAVLSQRFRQASLADTVWESKLPPNYKILVKKLFVADDQHQTSGDQSTETSNFTKKEIYARLCLAHRFAGDTMEVWMKKNGGGICVAISWKGLKITGISDRRYWNYISTDESRFKTVAYLQQIWWVEVEGKLELEFPAGTYGLFFRMQLGRTSKRLGRRACNLDGVHGWNVKPVRFQLSTSNGQQATAHHYLKEPAAPGEWTHYHVGDFVVDHTDACTPTKLNFSMTQIDCTHTKGGLCLDSVFVYPRKLGERI